In Sphingobium sp. B2D3C, a genomic segment contains:
- a CDS encoding peptidase domain-containing ABC transporter, translating to MNALIAKLTGRRRIRPILQTEAAECGLASLAMVANWHGHELDLNALRQRFGVSARGMTLRQLMQTADDMQLLPRPLKLDLAGLHLLHLPAILHWDLNHFVVLERVEPGRAYVVDPMGIARWYKFDELGRHFSGVALELRPSQDFQSVRARRRLRFRDLWSGMTGARRTFAQTVILSIVMQVFILASPFYLRTAVDEVLPAQDGGLLLTLALGFGALALIGAGAALLRKYVLLSSGALLSFGITSNIVRHLFRLPIAWFEKRKVGDILTRVQSVLPIQRFLIESAPLALIDGTLSVLTMVMMFLIAPNLAPITLVGLVLYSGVRLALLAREKQREAEYVKALAREQGTLIETLRGMVTLRLAGREAMRHSYWQNRLTEALGARYQHERVKAWHETAKTMIPALELVIVIFVAARANMNGALTLGTLFAYLAFRTQFVQAGQSLLDEGVKLRLLELHLDQLADIVQSDEDAGFAEPLNHAGFSGRIELRDVHFSYGPHDPPVLRGVDLVIEPGDHVAITGASGSGKTTLAKTILGLIDPTKGQVLIDGQPLPQFGRRAFRQHVAAVLQDDVLYAGSIADNVAAFGEIDPDRLRDCLKAAAILEDIEAMPMRTETLVGDMGSTLSGGQKQRILLARALYRQPAVLLLDEGTAHLDLEHEAMVNRAVAALGITRLIIAHRPETIAAADRVIRVENGVVTSDSHSRSTTS from the coding sequence ATGAACGCGCTGATTGCCAAACTCACGGGCCGGCGGCGCATTCGCCCGATCCTGCAGACCGAAGCGGCGGAATGCGGCCTCGCCTCGCTGGCAATGGTCGCCAACTGGCACGGGCATGAGCTTGATCTCAATGCCCTGCGCCAGCGCTTTGGCGTGAGCGCGCGGGGCATGACCCTGCGCCAATTGATGCAGACTGCGGATGACATGCAGCTGCTGCCGCGCCCGCTAAAACTCGATCTGGCCGGACTGCATCTTCTGCATCTGCCCGCCATCCTCCATTGGGATCTGAACCACTTTGTCGTGCTCGAACGCGTCGAGCCGGGCCGTGCCTATGTCGTCGACCCGATGGGCATCGCGCGTTGGTACAAGTTCGACGAGCTGGGACGCCATTTCAGCGGTGTCGCGCTGGAACTGCGCCCCTCGCAGGACTTCCAGTCCGTCCGGGCCAGGCGGCGCTTGCGCTTTCGCGATCTGTGGAGCGGCATGACGGGCGCGCGCCGCACCTTTGCGCAGACAGTCATCCTCTCCATCGTCATGCAGGTCTTCATTCTCGCCAGCCCTTTCTATCTGCGCACCGCCGTCGACGAGGTTCTGCCGGCGCAGGACGGCGGCCTGCTGCTCACGCTGGCGCTGGGATTTGGCGCGCTCGCGCTCATCGGTGCCGGCGCGGCGCTGCTGCGGAAATATGTGCTGCTGTCGTCAGGCGCCCTGCTGTCCTTCGGCATCACCTCCAACATCGTCCGCCACCTCTTCCGCCTGCCCATCGCCTGGTTCGAGAAACGCAAGGTGGGAGACATCCTCACCCGCGTGCAATCGGTGCTGCCGATCCAGCGCTTCCTCATTGAGAGCGCACCGCTCGCGCTGATCGATGGCACGCTCTCGGTCCTCACCATGGTGATGATGTTCCTGATCGCGCCCAACCTTGCGCCGATCACGCTGGTCGGGCTCGTCCTTTATTCCGGCGTTCGGCTGGCCTTGCTCGCACGCGAGAAGCAGCGTGAGGCGGAATATGTGAAGGCCCTCGCCCGTGAACAGGGCACGCTCATCGAGACATTGCGCGGCATGGTGACGCTGCGCCTCGCCGGCCGCGAAGCGATGCGCCACAGCTACTGGCAGAACCGACTGACCGAAGCGCTCGGCGCGCGCTACCAGCACGAGCGCGTCAAGGCCTGGCACGAGACTGCCAAGACGATGATCCCCGCGCTGGAGCTGGTGATCGTCATTTTCGTCGCCGCACGCGCCAATATGAATGGCGCCCTCACGCTTGGCACCCTGTTCGCCTATCTCGCCTTTCGCACGCAATTTGTGCAGGCTGGCCAGTCCCTGCTGGATGAAGGCGTCAAGCTTCGCCTGCTCGAACTCCACCTCGATCAGCTCGCGGACATTGTGCAGAGCGATGAGGACGCAGGCTTTGCCGAACCGCTCAACCATGCCGGCTTCTCCGGCCGGATAGAACTGCGCGATGTGCATTTCTCCTATGGCCCGCACGATCCGCCGGTGCTGCGGGGCGTCGATCTCGTCATCGAGCCGGGCGATCATGTCGCGATCACCGGCGCTTCCGGCAGCGGCAAGACCACGCTCGCCAAGACCATCCTTGGCCTGATCGATCCGACCAAGGGGCAGGTGCTGATCGACGGCCAGCCACTGCCGCAGTTCGGCCGCCGCGCCTTTCGCCAGCATGTCGCCGCAGTGCTGCAGGACGACGTGCTCTATGCCGGGTCCATTGCCGATAATGTGGCGGCATTTGGGGAGATCGACCCGGATCGCCTGCGGGATTGCCTCAAAGCCGCCGCCATTCTGGAGGACATCGAGGCGATGCCGATGCGGACCGAGACGCTGGTCGGGGATATGGGCTCAACCCTGTCCGGCGGTCAGAAGCAGCGCATCCTGCTCGCCCGCGCGCTCTATCGTCAGCCGGCGGTGCTGCTACTGGATGAAGGCACCGCCCATCTCGACCTGGAGCATGAGGCCATGGTTAATCGCGCCGTGGCTGCGTTGGGCATCACCCGGCTCATTATCGCGCATCGGCCGGAGACGATTGCCGCCGCCGACAGGGTCATCAGGGTGGAGAACGGGGTGGTCACGAGCGATAGTCATTCGCGGTCGACGACAAGCTAG
- a CDS encoding sigma-70 family RNA polymerase sigma factor yields MTGVLPHLRAFARGLCGRPDYADDLVQETMLKAWAARDSFQPGTSMRSWTFVILRNVYLSEARRNRFRGDYDPDLAEKLLSQPAGQEDGLHMGDLRAAMMRLSPERREALLLVGAGGFSYEEAADIAQCAVGTMKSRVARARRSLEDMLGDEGEKSGRSKSRAVSHTEMLADLDKVASL; encoded by the coding sequence ATGACCGGCGTACTTCCGCACCTTCGCGCTTTCGCGAGAGGCCTGTGCGGTCGCCCGGACTATGCCGACGACCTCGTTCAGGAAACGATGCTCAAGGCTTGGGCCGCGCGGGATTCCTTCCAGCCCGGCACGAGCATGCGCAGCTGGACGTTCGTCATTCTGCGCAACGTCTATCTGAGCGAAGCGCGACGCAACCGGTTCCGCGGCGATTATGATCCCGACCTTGCCGAAAAGCTGCTGAGCCAGCCCGCCGGGCAGGAAGACGGCCTTCACATGGGCGATCTGCGGGCCGCGATGATGCGCCTGTCGCCCGAACGTCGCGAGGCTTTGCTGCTCGTCGGGGCCGGTGGCTTCAGCTATGAGGAAGCCGCGGACATCGCCCAATGTGCGGTCGGCACGATGAAAAGCCGCGTCGCGCGCGCGCGCCGGAGCCTGGAAGATATGCTCGGCGACGAGGGTGAGAAGAGCGGGCGCTCGAAGAGCCGTGCAGTCTCTCATACTGAGATGCTGGCGGATCTCGACAAGGTCGCCAGCCTTTAA
- a CDS encoding Dps family protein: MANSALNAKPKDAAFNTGIDRQNVDAIADKLADALADSFSLYLKTLGVHWNIVGPSFFGLHKLTEAQYEDLALAIDALAERIRALGHIAPAAFGDYAERSVVESSKTVQSSAEMIDALINDNEAVARRLREAVAVAEEGDDVFSADMLTARIGKHEENVWMLRAVAA; the protein is encoded by the coding sequence ATGGCGAATAGCGCCCTGAATGCAAAGCCGAAAGATGCGGCCTTCAACACCGGGATCGATCGGCAGAATGTCGATGCGATTGCCGACAAGCTTGCCGATGCTCTGGCTGACAGTTTCTCGCTGTATCTCAAGACGCTGGGTGTACACTGGAACATCGTCGGGCCGAGCTTCTTTGGCCTGCACAAGCTGACCGAAGCCCAATATGAGGATCTGGCGTTGGCCATCGACGCGCTGGCGGAGCGCATTCGGGCACTCGGCCACATCGCCCCTGCAGCCTTTGGCGACTATGCCGAGCGCAGCGTGGTGGAGAGCAGCAAGACGGTCCAGTCCTCTGCCGAAATGATCGATGCGCTGATCAACGATAATGAAGCGGTCGCCCGGCGTCTTCGTGAGGCCGTCGCGGTCGCCGAAGAAGGCGACGATGTCTTTAGTGCAGACATGTTGACAGCTCGCATCGGAAAGCATGAGGAAAATGTCTGGATGTTGCGCGCTGTCGCGGCGTGA
- a CDS encoding HlyD family efflux transporter periplasmic adaptor subunit has product MPLFRRQALDHHNRLHGDIFLVPPLRWQAIGWLLLGLVCAGVACLAFGSFSRTIKAEGSLHMSDMQSPSPSQPAARPSPEWTARVTVPIAQIKDVHQGQQARVSLAGGSAADATTLTGTIMAIATRMDPGETTVPVEIHLTAPGAEPGNVRVRAIDGQPVTATILIERVRLWRWLFAPVLPRSEP; this is encoded by the coding sequence ATGCCACTCTTCAGGCGACAAGCACTCGATCATCACAACCGGCTTCATGGGGACATTTTCCTCGTCCCTCCACTGCGCTGGCAGGCCATCGGCTGGCTGTTGCTTGGTCTGGTCTGTGCCGGTGTAGCCTGTCTCGCGTTCGGCAGCTTCAGCCGGACCATCAAGGCCGAGGGAAGCCTGCACATGTCAGACATGCAGTCGCCCTCCCCTTCCCAACCCGCAGCGCGCCCCTCGCCGGAGTGGACGGCCCGCGTCACCGTGCCGATCGCCCAGATCAAGGATGTTCATCAAGGCCAACAAGCCCGGGTCTCGCTCGCTGGCGGCAGCGCTGCCGACGCGACGACGCTGACCGGCACGATCATGGCAATCGCGACGCGCATGGACCCCGGCGAAACAACGGTGCCGGTCGAGATCCATCTGACAGCGCCAGGCGCAGAGCCGGGCAACGTCAGGGTCAGGGCGATTGACGGGCAGCCTGTCACCGCGACCATCCTCATCGAACGGGTCCGCCTGTGGCGCTGGCTGTTCGCGCCGGTCCTTCCGCGCAGCGAGCCCTAG
- a CDS encoding GlsB/YeaQ/YmgE family stress response membrane protein, whose amino-acid sequence MGLIILLIVGGIVGWLASLIMRTDAQQGILLNIVVGIVGAVLAGFLLSPILGAAPITSGAINLTSIIVSLLGAIVLLAIVNLVRRGSVR is encoded by the coding sequence ATGGGCCTTATCATTCTTCTTATTGTCGGTGGCATTGTTGGTTGGCTTGCCAGTCTGATCATGCGCACCGATGCCCAGCAAGGCATTTTGCTGAATATCGTGGTGGGTATTGTCGGTGCGGTTCTCGCCGGCTTCCTGCTTTCCCCGATCCTCGGCGCCGCCCCGATCACGTCGGGCGCGATCAATCTGACCTCGATCATCGTTTCGCTGCTTGGCGCCATTGTGCTGCTCGCGATCGTCAATCTGGTCCGTCGCGGTTCGGTACGGTAA
- a CDS encoding NepR family anti-sigma factor — MSSTPEKPGKNSVQRSGRAKPVWAEGLRRMYDEVVDEQLPDDFVALLKKLDKSGDSQ, encoded by the coding sequence ATGTCCAGCACGCCTGAAAAGCCCGGAAAGAACTCCGTGCAGCGCAGTGGTCGCGCAAAACCTGTTTGGGCCGAAGGCTTGAGGCGGATGTACGATGAAGTCGTCGACGAGCAATTGCCGGACGACTTCGTGGCGCTCCTCAAGAAGCTGGATAAAAGCGGTGACAGCCAGTAA
- a CDS encoding response regulator, translating into MSPRPHAVLLVEDNPIIAMNTEALLEDLGITDVRVAANLAEALAFVNEVAFDFGLLDLKLGDEEDSLPVAARLADKGVPFAFATGAGDAMDGAEHRNAVAILKKPYRLEDLRRVIEAQLGL; encoded by the coding sequence TTGTCGCCACGCCCCCACGCCGTTCTTCTGGTCGAAGATAATCCGATCATCGCGATGAATACCGAAGCCCTGCTCGAAGACCTGGGCATCACGGATGTGCGGGTGGCCGCCAACCTCGCCGAGGCGCTGGCATTCGTGAACGAGGTCGCGTTCGATTTCGGGCTGCTCGATCTCAAACTTGGGGATGAGGAAGACAGCCTTCCCGTCGCGGCCCGTCTCGCGGACAAGGGTGTCCCGTTCGCCTTCGCCACCGGCGCGGGAGACGCGATGGACGGGGCGGAGCATCGGAACGCGGTCGCCATTCTCAAGAAGCCCTATCGCCTCGAAGACTTGCGGCGCGTGATCGAGGCGCAATTGGGCCTGTAA
- a CDS encoding CHASE domain-containing protein, translated as MVNWDIGKRAKRRFDSWLREYPRATPIGVFLFSLTLVGASAWSVEVASERTRRAAAVMQAGEIVAALQRQAAASSAYFQATSALFLSADGVSPEFFRDFITRLRQDYDFTGVVAIGWARHATAAELPELTSRMREAGYENFAVNPAPAQSRQPMYIITIVEPNSLANRRVLGFDIHSDARRAAAIDRALRTRSMAATDPVKLKVDENADHNTGIVVLLPVAQNDEGPVNGFIYGAIRVEEFIRAAVKPSLLETGRIEIFDTTPDGQERIFAAGDSERVERPLEQRFSLFDQQWSVRFYPAGEHWLYPLTLVVLVGGVSFSMLLLAYILLVQRRNEDLVALVNAQAEREAERAAFVRELNHRVKNSLSNVTSIIALTRRNATDINSFADNLMERVRALAASHSLLDGAQWGPTDLKALIETQLGSHGHARGRIVSDGPNVLISPNDALSIGLALHELLTNATRYGALSADQGEVHLHWSVGDEKISVSWEERGGPPVVEPVKRGFGLNLIERALAHELGTPIRIDFLSSGLMCTFDIPLRKPKSFQLRRKDGAA; from the coding sequence ATGGTGAATTGGGATATTGGCAAACGTGCCAAGCGACGCTTCGATAGCTGGTTAAGAGAGTATCCCCGGGCAACGCCGATCGGGGTCTTCCTGTTTTCGCTTACGCTTGTCGGGGCCAGCGCCTGGTCCGTCGAAGTCGCGTCCGAGCGGACGCGGCGAGCGGCCGCTGTCATGCAGGCCGGGGAGATCGTGGCCGCTCTGCAGCGGCAGGCAGCCGCAAGTTCCGCCTATTTCCAGGCCACCAGCGCGCTCTTTCTCAGCGCAGACGGGGTCAGCCCCGAGTTCTTCCGCGACTTCATCACCCGCCTCCGCCAGGATTACGATTTTACGGGTGTCGTGGCCATTGGCTGGGCGCGCCACGCCACCGCCGCGGAACTGCCGGAACTAACCTCAAGAATGCGGGAAGCGGGATATGAGAACTTTGCCGTCAACCCGGCCCCCGCGCAATCAAGGCAGCCGATGTATATCATCACCATCGTCGAGCCTAACTCCCTGGCAAATCGTCGCGTTCTCGGCTTCGATATTCACAGCGACGCACGGCGCGCTGCTGCCATCGACCGGGCTCTGCGCACCCGCTCGATGGCCGCAACAGACCCGGTCAAGCTGAAGGTCGACGAGAATGCCGACCACAACACCGGCATCGTCGTGCTGCTGCCGGTCGCGCAGAATGATGAGGGGCCAGTCAATGGCTTCATCTATGGCGCCATCCGGGTCGAGGAATTCATTCGCGCTGCCGTGAAACCGTCCCTGCTGGAAACCGGCCGGATCGAGATTTTCGATACGACACCGGATGGGCAGGAGCGCATCTTTGCCGCCGGCGATAGCGAGAGAGTGGAAAGGCCGCTGGAGCAGCGCTTTTCCCTGTTCGATCAGCAATGGTCCGTGCGCTTCTATCCGGCCGGTGAGCACTGGCTCTACCCCCTCACACTGGTCGTACTGGTCGGCGGCGTCTCCTTTTCGATGTTGCTGCTCGCCTACATTCTGCTCGTGCAGCGCCGCAACGAGGATCTCGTCGCGCTCGTCAATGCGCAGGCCGAGCGCGAGGCGGAACGCGCCGCCTTCGTGCGCGAACTCAATCACCGGGTGAAGAACTCACTCTCCAACGTCACGTCAATCATCGCCCTGACCCGTCGAAACGCGACCGACATTAACAGCTTTGCCGACAATCTGATGGAGCGAGTGCGCGCGTTGGCCGCCAGCCACTCATTGCTGGATGGCGCGCAATGGGGGCCAACGGACCTCAAGGCGCTGATCGAGACTCAGTTGGGATCACATGGCCACGCCCGCGGTCGCATTGTGTCCGATGGCCCCAATGTGCTGATCTCGCCCAACGATGCGCTGTCCATCGGCTTGGCACTGCACGAGCTGCTCACCAACGCGACACGATATGGCGCCTTGTCCGCCGATCAGGGCGAAGTGCATCTGCACTGGTCGGTGGGAGACGAGAAGATCTCGGTATCATGGGAAGAGCGCGGCGGCCCGCCGGTCGTGGAGCCGGTCAAGCGCGGCTTTGGCCTGAACCTGATCGAACGCGCGTTGGCCCATGAGCTGGGAACGCCCATCCGCATCGACTTTTTGTCGAGCGGCCTCATGTGCACGTTCGACATCCCCCTGCGCAAACCGAAATCGTTCCAGTTGCGCAGGAAGGATGGCGCAGCTTAA
- a CDS encoding response regulator — protein sequence MALSDLIARQLPYLRRYARILTGSQSLGDSFVRELLEAALADSSLREQISTSRTGLFSAFSRIYASAGAELSMSGGLGSDEGTTASNRLELVTPLARQALLLNAVEDFSESEIAEILDCPEDDVREMIDSALADIDSSSRLNVLIIEDEPLIAFQIEEIVTSIGHVAVGTAATHAQAVALFDQHRPDLVLADIQLADGSSGIDAVNEILGKFSVPVIFITAFPERLLTGERPEPTYLITKPFSDDFVRATIGQVAFFGSTAPLR from the coding sequence ATGGCTCTATCCGACCTTATCGCGCGGCAACTTCCTTATCTGCGGCGATATGCTCGAATTCTGACGGGGTCTCAGTCGCTGGGTGACAGTTTCGTGCGGGAGCTTCTGGAGGCGGCGTTGGCCGATTCCAGCCTTCGCGAGCAAATCTCCACGTCGCGGACCGGGCTGTTCAGTGCCTTCTCGCGCATCTACGCTTCAGCCGGCGCCGAGCTGTCGATGAGCGGCGGCCTCGGCTCGGATGAAGGCACGACTGCCAGCAATCGCCTCGAACTGGTGACGCCACTGGCACGTCAGGCGCTGCTGCTGAACGCCGTGGAAGATTTTTCGGAAAGCGAGATCGCTGAGATTCTCGACTGCCCTGAGGACGATGTTCGCGAGATGATCGACAGCGCGCTGGCGGATATCGATTCCAGCAGCCGCCTCAACGTGCTGATTATCGAGGATGAGCCGCTCATCGCCTTCCAGATCGAGGAGATCGTGACCTCCATCGGCCATGTTGCGGTGGGCACCGCTGCGACGCACGCGCAGGCGGTAGCTTTGTTCGATCAGCACCGACCGGATCTCGTGCTGGCCGATATTCAGCTGGCGGACGGCAGTTCGGGGATCGATGCGGTCAACGAGATCCTAGGCAAGTTCTCGGTCCCGGTGATCTTCATCACCGCCTTCCCGGAACGCCTGCTCACCGGCGAACGCCCCGAGCCGACCTATCTGATCACCAAGCCGTTCAGCGACGACTTCGTTCGCGCCACCATCGGGCAGGTCGCGTTCTTCGGGTCCACAGCGCCGCTGCGTTAA
- a CDS encoding EAL domain-containing protein, which yields MIVMMSGAGTSLDNLTRTERYQHFPKKPSGELVIVKIDTPSIKALGTWPWPRGRHGELIDALNRAGAERIVSNIIFDQPAADPAQDDRLIKALAASKADVYLAALLENRSNGRATYEALPTEALLPYVTPVNVWLHSDPDQYYRRLVLNAPVLGTELRDISQALAGTNYPGEGSFPIDWSYWWNQIDHISYSDVLAGKFPKDFFRGKKVLVGIDAFGFGDQFNVPYHEKLSSLYVFAAAAETLIAGLPVEVGPWPAMVLALALIGLSFLLKPRFRYPLYLAGTIGLVPAQIYTEHLTLWRPDVGPAILTLVAALVAQSLLSVAQALLDRSTKSAEAGLPNLAAMVLNEGEEGVTIVVSLRNYVETTALLGLAAQGTLLAKIRDRLILAAGHERIYQIDNHSFAWRSREDVPQVVDSLEGLEALFAPGVQVEQLTVDITLHAGFCDKPDMSVSEAIPKAVLAATNATNRGILWERYETEEDELFWKLSILNEFEQALRRGDVWVAYQPKLDLHGNRITSAEALIRWIHPERGFIRPDRFVRAIEDAGRIERLTLYVLERAIADFAPLNLSVAVNLSMRMVGKNKLEAPLRLLLDTYGMPAENLTLEITESASMADEQGIAELESLRAMGVHISIDDYGTGQSTLSYLKRLPASELKIDQSFVRQILTSRSDAVLINSTIKLAHELDMQVVAEGVEDENVLQALAAMECDIIQGYHIGRPVALPDFLANLQAANRKAASRARKSALSAA from the coding sequence ATGATCGTGATGATGAGTGGCGCCGGCACGTCGCTGGACAATTTGACCCGCACCGAGCGCTACCAGCACTTCCCCAAGAAGCCCAGCGGCGAGCTGGTTATCGTTAAGATCGACACGCCCAGCATCAAGGCGCTGGGTACGTGGCCCTGGCCGCGCGGGCGCCATGGCGAGCTGATCGATGCCCTGAACCGAGCCGGCGCCGAGCGCATCGTCTCCAACATCATTTTCGATCAACCGGCGGCGGACCCGGCGCAGGACGACCGGCTCATCAAGGCGCTCGCAGCCTCGAAGGCCGATGTCTATCTGGCCGCGCTACTGGAAAATCGCTCCAATGGGCGGGCAACCTACGAGGCGCTGCCGACGGAGGCGTTGCTGCCCTACGTCACGCCCGTCAACGTATGGCTGCATAGCGATCCCGACCAATATTATCGGCGATTGGTGCTCAATGCCCCGGTCCTGGGTACGGAATTGCGCGATATTTCCCAGGCGCTTGCCGGCACCAACTATCCGGGTGAAGGCTCCTTCCCCATCGACTGGTCCTATTGGTGGAACCAGATCGACCATATCTCCTATTCGGACGTGCTGGCCGGCAAATTCCCCAAGGACTTTTTTAGGGGCAAGAAGGTCCTGGTCGGTATCGATGCCTTCGGCTTCGGCGACCAGTTTAACGTCCCCTATCATGAGAAGCTCTCCAGCCTTTATGTCTTTGCCGCCGCAGCGGAAACGCTGATCGCCGGACTGCCGGTCGAGGTGGGGCCGTGGCCGGCGATGGTGCTCGCGCTGGCGCTGATCGGCCTCTCCTTTCTGCTCAAGCCGCGCTTTCGCTACCCGCTCTATCTGGCTGGAACCATCGGGCTGGTGCCCGCGCAGATTTACACGGAACATCTGACGCTCTGGCGGCCGGATGTCGGCCCGGCGATCCTCACGCTGGTCGCGGCGCTGGTCGCCCAGTCGCTCCTCAGCGTCGCGCAGGCCCTGCTCGATCGCAGCACCAAATCGGCCGAAGCGGGCCTCCCCAATCTGGCCGCGATGGTGCTCAACGAGGGCGAAGAAGGCGTGACGATCGTTGTCAGCCTGCGCAATTACGTGGAAACGACGGCGCTGCTTGGCCTCGCGGCGCAGGGCACGCTGCTCGCCAAAATCCGCGACCGCCTCATCCTCGCCGCAGGCCACGAGCGAATTTACCAGATCGACAATCACAGCTTTGCCTGGCGGAGCCGGGAGGATGTGCCTCAGGTGGTCGACAGTCTCGAGGGTCTGGAAGCGCTGTTCGCGCCGGGGGTTCAGGTCGAACAGCTCACCGTCGACATCACTTTGCACGCAGGCTTTTGCGACAAGCCGGACATGAGCGTGTCGGAAGCCATTCCCAAGGCAGTCCTCGCGGCGACGAATGCTACCAATCGCGGCATCCTGTGGGAGCGCTACGAGACCGAGGAGGATGAGCTGTTCTGGAAGCTCTCCATCCTCAACGAGTTCGAGCAGGCATTGCGCCGCGGCGATGTGTGGGTGGCCTATCAGCCCAAGCTGGACCTGCACGGCAATCGCATCACCAGCGCCGAAGCGCTGATCCGCTGGATTCACCCCGAGCGCGGCTTCATCCGGCCGGACCGGTTCGTCCGCGCCATCGAGGATGCGGGGCGGATCGAGCGGCTGACGCTCTATGTGCTCGAACGCGCCATTGCCGACTTCGCGCCGCTCAATCTCTCGGTCGCGGTCAATCTCTCGATGCGCATGGTCGGCAAGAACAAGCTGGAGGCGCCGCTTCGCCTGCTGCTGGATACCTACGGAATGCCTGCCGAAAATCTTACGCTGGAGATTACAGAATCGGCCAGCATGGCGGACGAACAGGGCATCGCCGAACTGGAGTCGCTCCGGGCGATGGGCGTGCATATCTCCATCGATGATTATGGCACCGGCCAATCAACGCTATCCTATCTCAAGCGCTTGCCGGCGTCCGAACTCAAGATCGACCAGAGCTTCGTGCGGCAAATCCTCACCAGCCGCAGCGATGCTGTGTTGATCAATTCCACCATCAAGCTGGCCCATGAGCTCGACATGCAGGTGGTTGCCGAGGGCGTGGAGGACGAGAATGTCCTGCAGGCACTGGCCGCCATGGAATGCGACATCATCCAGGGCTATCATATCGGTCGCCCGGTGGCGCTTCCCGACTTTCTCGCCAATCTGCAGGCGGCGAACCGCAAGGCTGCGAGCCGAGCCCGCAAGAGCGCCCTTTCCGCAGCATAA